A genomic segment from Lignipirellula cremea encodes:
- a CDS encoding macro domain-containing protein, with amino-acid sequence MALPIDLWLIHPQLEMCDAFRSRFDGLPNVTVLQSRFEDLPPHDCFVTAANAFGIMNAGIDAAVIRFHGSDLMTRVQHRILDQFLGEQPIGTSFIEPTGNAQYPFIAHSPTMRVPGSIAGTDKVYCATWASLIAVYRYIVKFPDSIRSVVFPAMGAGFGGVPYTEVARQMAAAYRHYLSPPHRMNWDMVAARQKSIHYDGNRQVSR; translated from the coding sequence ATGGCGTTACCTATCGACCTTTGGCTGATCCACCCCCAACTGGAAATGTGCGACGCATTCCGTTCACGATTCGACGGCCTGCCAAACGTCACCGTCTTGCAGAGCCGATTCGAGGATCTTCCGCCGCATGACTGCTTTGTGACGGCGGCCAATGCCTTTGGCATCATGAACGCCGGCATCGACGCAGCCGTCATTCGCTTCCACGGGTCGGACCTGATGACGCGCGTGCAACACCGGATACTCGACCAGTTCCTGGGTGAGCAACCGATTGGAACGTCGTTCATCGAACCCACCGGAAACGCTCAATACCCGTTCATTGCCCACTCGCCGACGATGCGAGTGCCTGGATCGATTGCAGGCACGGACAAGGTCTACTGCGCCACCTGGGCCTCCCTGATCGCCGTATACAGATATATCGTGAAGTTTCCGGATTCCATCCGTTCGGTTGTCTTTCCGGCAATGGGCGCCGGATTTGGCGGCGTTCCCTACACCGAAGTGGCTCGACAAATGGCTGCCGCCTATCGGCATTACCTTTCGCCACCCCACCGCATGAACTGGGACATGGTCGCCGCTCGTCAGAAAAGCATCCACTACGATGGAAACCGCCAGGTCTCGCGCTGA
- a CDS encoding AAA family ATPase yields the protein MTNEDDLQAVERLHESYRQLTQELGRVIVGQSQVIEELLIALFAGGHCLLVGVPGLAKTLMIRTLAQALELKFNRIQFTPDLMPSDITGTEVIQEDRSTGDRVFRFLPGPIFANIILADEINRTPPKTQAALLEAMQEHQVTVGGERHQLTEPFFVLATQNPIEQEGTYPLPEAQLDRFMLNVRVGYPSEAEELEIVKRTTADLETTITPTLKADDIARLAKIVRKTPIADHIASYAIKLARLSRGEADAPDFIHQYVMWGAGPRASQYLVLGAKARAVLQGRYYVSQEDIRAVALPVLRHRIKTNFNADAEGITSDDVIQRLIDFIPAVEDENSRGGKALPEVFKSAKSG from the coding sequence ATGACCAATGAAGATGATCTCCAGGCAGTCGAACGACTGCACGAATCCTACCGCCAGCTGACCCAGGAACTGGGCCGCGTGATCGTGGGCCAGTCGCAGGTAATTGAAGAGTTGCTGATCGCGCTCTTCGCCGGCGGCCATTGCCTGCTGGTCGGCGTGCCCGGTCTGGCCAAAACGCTCATGATCCGCACCCTGGCGCAAGCGCTGGAGCTGAAGTTCAACCGGATCCAGTTCACCCCCGATCTCATGCCGTCGGATATCACCGGCACCGAAGTGATCCAGGAGGACCGCAGCACGGGCGACCGCGTGTTCCGCTTTCTGCCGGGGCCGATTTTCGCCAACATCATTCTGGCGGACGAGATCAACCGGACTCCGCCCAAGACGCAGGCCGCTTTGCTGGAAGCGATGCAAGAACACCAGGTCACCGTCGGCGGCGAACGCCACCAACTGACCGAACCGTTCTTTGTGCTGGCCACGCAGAACCCGATCGAACAGGAAGGAACCTACCCGTTGCCCGAGGCGCAACTCGACCGCTTTATGCTGAACGTGCGCGTCGGCTATCCGAGCGAAGCGGAAGAGCTGGAGATTGTGAAACGGACCACCGCCGACCTGGAAACCACCATCACCCCCACGCTCAAAGCCGACGACATCGCCCGGCTGGCGAAGATTGTGCGCAAAACGCCCATCGCCGACCACATCGCCAGCTACGCCATCAAACTGGCCCGGCTGTCCCGCGGCGAAGCCGACGCGCCGGATTTCATCCACCAGTATGTCATGTGGGGCGCCGGTCCCCGGGCCAGCCAGTATCTGGTGCTGGGCGCCAAAGCCCGGGCCGTCCTGCAGGGACGTTACTATGTCAGCCAGGAAGATATCCGCGCGGTCGCCCTGCCCGTGCTGCGGCATCGGATCAAAACCAACTTTAACGCCGACGCCGAAGGCATCACCTCCGACGATGTGATCCAGCGGCTGATCGACTTCATTCCCGCCGTCGAGGACGAGAACAGCCGTGGTGGAAAAGCCCTCCCCGAAGTTTTTAAGTCCGCAAAATCTGGCTAA
- a CDS encoding DUF58 domain-containing protein codes for MEKPSPKFLSPQNLAKLHGLQLRARHIVEGYVAGLHRSPFHGFSIEFAEHREYSPGDDLRYVDWKVFGRTDKVYLKQYEDETNLVCYLVLDISESMLYKGPGDGLSKLEYAQCMAAAIAWLVLHQQDAVSLITFDSEIRRFVQPSSNPSHIRQILHVLETVEPAPKTSLGPIFHDLSERLKKRGVVILLSDLFNDINSMMAGLKHFRHRRHDVVMFHTLDAAELDFPFDNPTLFKGLEDYPEMLADPRALRTAYLKEFNAYLQQVQTACRSQQIDYRLNRTDASFDTVLSTYLAGRQSRIR; via the coding sequence GTGGAAAAGCCCTCCCCGAAGTTTTTAAGTCCGCAAAATCTGGCTAAGCTGCACGGCCTGCAGTTGCGGGCCCGGCATATTGTGGAAGGGTACGTGGCCGGTCTGCATCGCAGCCCGTTCCATGGTTTTTCCATCGAGTTCGCCGAGCACCGTGAATACTCGCCCGGCGACGATCTCCGATACGTGGACTGGAAGGTGTTCGGCCGCACCGACAAGGTTTATCTCAAACAGTACGAAGACGAAACCAACCTGGTCTGCTACCTGGTCCTCGATATCAGTGAGAGCATGCTCTACAAAGGCCCCGGCGACGGTCTCAGCAAATTAGAGTACGCCCAGTGCATGGCCGCCGCGATCGCCTGGCTGGTGCTGCACCAGCAGGACGCCGTGTCGCTGATCACCTTCGACAGCGAGATCCGCCGCTTTGTTCAGCCCAGCAGCAACCCTTCTCACATCCGGCAGATTCTGCATGTTCTGGAAACGGTCGAACCGGCGCCAAAAACGTCGCTCGGCCCGATCTTTCACGACCTGTCGGAACGCCTGAAGAAACGCGGCGTCGTGATCCTGCTGAGCGATCTGTTCAACGACATCAACTCCATGATGGCCGGCCTCAAGCACTTCCGCCACCGCCGGCACGATGTGGTCATGTTCCACACGCTCGACGCGGCCGAGCTCGACTTCCCTTTTGACAACCCGACTCTGTTCAAGGGGCTGGAAGATTACCCGGAAATGCTGGCCGACCCCAGGGCATTGCGGACCGCCTATTTGAAAGAGTTCAACGCCTACCTGCAGCAGGTGCAAACGGCCTGTCGCTCCCAGCAGATCGACTACCGCCTGAACCGGACCGACGCCAGCTTCGACACCGTCCTCAGCACCTACCTCGCCGGCCGGCAGTCGCGAATACGGTAG
- a CDS encoding outer membrane protein assembly factor BamB family protein: MAGRYGLLILTLLGGALLEQQAPAQMPPGLPFLLPLGQRTDAPVDLSPADLDFAKKSELELLRAARVLGNEQWETAIETLRNQMEAEGSQLIARDDSVHRPLDKEYELFVPVRELCQRRLAELHTAAPEALRLYRSQVDSLAQRWLKEGLAQRDERLLRRVREQFFISSYGDDAAFWLGEFHLQRGEHTSARACWESISPQLRSPPADDQAVRTAFGDPLWRTLRTVDWKKHGDALLSAVKAPSPAPCWTAYPDTDIPLADVRARLALVSILEGSPDRAALEIDLLNRLHPDAAGRLAGEEGPYAATLQKLLAESREWPTIPAPKVWPTLGGSQTRTAIAAGQVDPGGTPLWSFPLPRESAGSDRLGIGRSRPGESHDGLLSYHPIVVDLPEVGQVVLVPEMTRLFALKLQTGEPAWNAEVDGWPAPFYSTAQAQNQDLSREQAFPDRGRFPYAGAPRFTLNALGDKLIARMGSPLTGIRRDSKGAIDQGEICVFNLAARGQVIKTLPPEEANWSFDGVPVTDGSNLYVVLRHTVREDPKTTLHVAAFDLKTGQRRWRRWVCTAASPGGSHADELTHTLLTLAEGNLYCNTHLGVVAALSASDGALQWATRYRRTSPGANPEENDQHFFRDLAPCVFHKGIVIAAPADCDHLFALDASTGLVLWDTAAHLQSDAVHLLGVSGDTLLASGDNLYWISTLTGQLTAAFPGIARGPGQVGADPPGYGRGVLVDDEIYWPTREQIFVFAQQPHHGAPVLRRRIDLSANLGRAGGEPLNTHSQQGGNLLVVDGVLLIAGPDRLTAYNDTGRPRTYQAPADDQ, from the coding sequence ATGGCTGGTCGCTATGGTTTGTTGATCCTGACGCTCCTGGGGGGAGCGCTGCTGGAACAACAAGCCCCAGCCCAGATGCCTCCCGGCTTGCCGTTTCTGCTGCCCTTGGGGCAACGCACCGATGCGCCCGTCGACCTCTCGCCCGCCGACCTGGACTTCGCCAAAAAAAGCGAGCTGGAACTGCTCAGGGCGGCCCGTGTGCTGGGGAACGAGCAATGGGAAACCGCGATCGAAACCTTGCGCAACCAGATGGAAGCAGAAGGCAGCCAGCTGATCGCCCGCGACGACTCCGTCCACCGTCCACTCGATAAAGAGTACGAACTGTTCGTGCCGGTGCGGGAACTCTGTCAAAGGCGACTGGCCGAACTGCATACAGCCGCCCCCGAGGCGTTGCGACTGTACCGTTCGCAGGTCGATTCGCTGGCCCAGCGCTGGCTGAAAGAAGGCCTCGCCCAGCGTGACGAACGCCTGTTGCGGCGCGTTCGTGAGCAATTCTTCATCAGCAGCTATGGCGACGATGCGGCGTTCTGGCTGGGAGAGTTTCACCTGCAGCGCGGCGAGCATACGTCCGCCCGGGCCTGCTGGGAAAGCATCAGCCCCCAGCTCCGCTCGCCGCCCGCCGACGACCAGGCCGTCCGCACCGCGTTTGGCGATCCGCTCTGGCGAACGCTGCGCACGGTGGACTGGAAGAAGCACGGCGACGCATTGCTGTCCGCCGTCAAAGCGCCGTCGCCCGCCCCCTGCTGGACCGCTTACCCGGATACCGACATCCCTCTGGCCGATGTCCGCGCCCGACTGGCTCTGGTCTCCATCCTGGAAGGCTCGCCGGACAGGGCCGCCCTGGAGATTGATCTGCTCAATAGGCTGCATCCCGACGCCGCCGGTCGGCTCGCCGGCGAAGAAGGCCCCTACGCGGCGACCCTGCAAAAACTGCTGGCGGAGAGTCGCGAATGGCCGACAATCCCGGCGCCGAAAGTATGGCCGACGCTGGGCGGCTCCCAAACCCGCACCGCCATCGCCGCCGGACAGGTCGACCCGGGCGGAACGCCGTTATGGAGTTTCCCCTTGCCGCGGGAGTCAGCCGGCAGCGACCGCCTGGGCATCGGCCGCAGTCGTCCCGGGGAAAGCCACGACGGCCTGCTCTCGTATCATCCGATTGTGGTCGATCTGCCGGAGGTCGGCCAGGTCGTTCTGGTTCCGGAAATGACGCGGCTGTTCGCCCTCAAACTGCAGACCGGCGAACCGGCCTGGAACGCCGAAGTCGATGGCTGGCCGGCGCCGTTCTACTCTACCGCCCAGGCCCAGAACCAGGATCTCAGCCGCGAACAGGCATTCCCGGACCGGGGACGATTCCCCTACGCCGGCGCGCCGCGGTTCACGCTCAACGCTCTTGGCGACAAACTAATCGCCCGGATGGGATCGCCCCTGACCGGAATCCGGCGAGATTCCAAAGGCGCGATCGACCAGGGGGAAATCTGCGTGTTCAACCTTGCCGCTCGCGGGCAGGTGATCAAAACGCTGCCGCCCGAGGAGGCCAACTGGTCGTTCGACGGCGTGCCGGTCACCGATGGCTCTAACCTTTATGTCGTGCTGCGGCATACGGTCCGCGAAGACCCCAAAACCACGTTGCATGTGGCCGCCTTTGATCTGAAAACGGGCCAGCGCCGCTGGCGACGCTGGGTCTGCACCGCGGCCTCGCCAGGCGGCAGCCATGCCGATGAACTGACGCACACGCTGCTCACGCTGGCCGAAGGCAACCTCTACTGCAACACCCACCTGGGCGTGGTCGCCGCATTATCCGCCAGCGACGGCGCCCTGCAGTGGGCGACCCGTTATCGCAGGACTTCCCCCGGAGCAAACCCGGAGGAGAACGACCAGCATTTCTTCCGCGACCTGGCGCCGTGCGTGTTCCACAAAGGGATCGTCATCGCGGCGCCGGCCGACTGCGATCATCTGTTCGCCCTCGACGCTTCGACGGGCCTGGTGCTCTGGGATACGGCCGCCCATCTGCAGTCCGACGCGGTGCATCTGCTCGGCGTCAGCGGCGATACGCTGCTGGCCAGCGGTGACAACCTGTACTGGATCAGCACCCTCACGGGCCAGTTGACGGCCGCCTTTCCCGGCATTGCCCGCGGTCCCGGCCAGGTCGGAGCCGATCCGCCCGGTTACGGCCGCGGCGTATTAGTCGACGATGAAATTTACTGGCCCACGCGTGAACAGATTTTTGTCTTCGCGCAGCAGCCGCATCATGGCGCGCCCGTGTTGCGGCGGCGCATTGATCTCTCGGCCAATCTGGGTCGAGCCGGCGGCGAGCCTTTGAACACGCACAGCCAGCAAGGCGGAAACCTGCTGGTGGTCGACGGCGTGCTGTTGATCGCCGGGCCCGACCGCTTGACCGCTTATAACGATACAGGACGTCCCCGAACCTACCAGGCGCCCGCTGATGACCAATGA
- a CDS encoding dual specificity protein phosphatase family protein, whose amino-acid sequence MKYGLAFANLAALIAIVAIGKGGWCYLLLWPALSFALVAVAYFGAGVVVFGKRPNGKLAGCRAILLAPFLAYLTVVWHVVRYFSREEAFHSLTETVFVGRRLLSHERPSSFDHIVDLTCEFNEPRRMRSSGYLAFPILDGHYPAAEALRQMAARVAQFDGVIYIHCAQGHGRTATFAIAWLLHQGICQSVDDAENYVLQRRPAAHLNPAQRAMLRSLYDAA is encoded by the coding sequence ATGAAGTACGGACTTGCGTTTGCGAATCTCGCGGCGTTGATCGCAATCGTTGCGATTGGCAAGGGCGGCTGGTGCTACCTGCTGCTCTGGCCGGCCTTGTCGTTTGCTCTGGTTGCGGTCGCGTACTTTGGCGCAGGCGTCGTTGTCTTCGGCAAGCGTCCGAACGGGAAGCTTGCCGGCTGCCGTGCGATCCTGCTGGCGCCGTTCCTGGCGTATCTCACCGTGGTCTGGCACGTCGTCCGCTACTTCTCCCGTGAAGAGGCGTTCCATTCTCTCACGGAAACCGTGTTCGTCGGTCGTCGGTTGCTGTCGCACGAACGCCCTTCGTCTTTCGACCACATCGTTGACTTGACCTGCGAGTTCAACGAACCACGCCGGATGCGATCGTCAGGCTACCTCGCGTTTCCCATCCTGGACGGACATTACCCCGCGGCGGAGGCGCTCCGGCAGATGGCGGCCCGCGTCGCCCAGTTTGACGGCGTGATCTACATTCATTGCGCCCAGGGGCATGGCCGCACGGCGACCTTCGCCATCGCCTGGTTGCTCCATCAGGGGATTTGCCAGTCCGTCGACGACGCCGAAAATTATGTTCTCCAGCGCCGACCAGCAGCCCACCTCAACCCCGCCCAGCGTGCGATGCTACGTTCGCTCTACGATGCCGCCTAA